ACAAGAGTCGAAGATTAGGGAAGGCATGCGAGAAGGTTTTGCACATTTACGtttcatttaaataataaatttggaTTTATTTGAGTCATTATTAAAGAAAGCACCATGTGAAGGTTTtgcatattttcatttcatttgaaTGATGAATTTAGATTCATTTAAGTCATTGAACTTCCATCCTTATTTTGgttaccatttatatatatataaataacttaAAAGTTAAGTTCGGTTTGTTATTCGATCTTCATTtcaatttccatttccatttttctACTGCGTAACAGTAACAATATTGCAGCGGGTTGGTTATTCTGACTGCTCCTCTCGACTTGAGACTGCAGCAAAAGCTACAAAGATCTCTCATCCTCCCCGTCTTTCTTTCCTCTCCTTCTTCCATTGCACTTGCATGTAATGAACAGTCTGAGCTTTGTATTTGGTACGTCTCAGTCTCAGCTCCCACGCATCGATGCCCACTACTGGCATCATTCTTGCCCTCCGATCTCATGCTCCATTCGTAATCAGAATCCTGCCAATAGACGCTCCCACGCCGCCAAATCTAAACTCAAATTCAAGCCCAAACCCTCCTCCTCTGCCTCTGATCGGAACCTTCATATCGTTATCGACCCTGCTTACCTCTCCCACCAAGTCTCCTCATCGATACAGCAACTCTTCTGCGCATCGCACTCCAAGTTTCGTCACTTTGTGTTCTCCAGCAAAGAGGCTTTTGAAGATCTGCAGACGATGGTCTCCATCGATCGTGATCGGCGAGTCGTCATCTCCTGCCGCCGCTCTACGCTGGAATTCGTCAGTTATTTGATTCTGTGGTGCTGTGCGATTGTTCTtgcttttagggtttttgggaaTTTGAGGGTAGGGTTTTGGAGTCGATTCGAGCTTGGATATGGTGCCTTGGTTCGGAGGGACCGGAGTCTTGCGGGTCGAGAGGTTGTTGTGGGGAAGAATAAGAAGAATAAGGGTTTTTGGGTTATGGGTAATCCACTTTCTCCCGCACGAGGGACCGTCCCTGTAATTTCAGAAAGGTTGCCTATGAAACGGGCGAGGATGGAGGAGAAGTTGCCAGGGTGGTGGCCCGTATCGCTTCCATCTCCGGTTATGACAGGGAACAAGGAGGAGCATCAAAGAGAGGCCAACAGATTAATTCGAGGTAAGTTCTTGTTATTTTAGCATAGAATGTTGGTAGTATTTGTGTAGCATTTTGCAAGGACTGCTGTCCCTTTCAGTATGCTAGAAAACTGTGGCACTCACTAAATGTGAAACGCAAGAAAGTATTAGGAAAGTGCTTTTAAACCAAACTGTACCTAATTGCACTCTGTTATGACATGATCATTTAAAGCATTATGTGTTTTCTAAGTTTCTGACTTGTAGAGTTGCTGCATTTGATATCATCTTGAATTGACAGTTTTTTGTCAAAGGGTGTTGGGGTTTTGTATGCAATTGAATTCGTCATGGTTCTCGTGAGAGgggtttttctatttttatttatttatttatatatatagagaggaagaggaggagctTTAATGGACGTAGCAAGGACGCACTCCTTGCTAGTTTTTGTTTGCttgtttttggttttgtttctgtttttgttttttggttcaGGTGGGGTGGGTGAGGGTTATCATCGTGAGAATTACAACAGTGAGGACTAGCTGTAGAATTTTAAAAAGTTAAGAAGTTTATGCTTTATATACCCCAATCATTTTTTCTTCAAATCTATCATTATAATGTTCTCTTTACTATATTACTCAAGGAGCTATCTCAAATTCCTTGTTTTGGGGAGATGCCACAAGCTGGGATCATGTAAGACCCTGATAGTGTAGCCAACAATGCTAAcagtttatatataatatattacaaAATTAAGACAAGTGTGGCTAGGACATTATTTGCTAGTGCTAGGCTGAAATGGTAACTGCATCAGTGAATCAAGGTCTTGtctatgtgtgtgcgtgtgcatgGCAATAATAACTTTGTATAATTGTTAGGATAGCAACAGGTTGACGTCCCAACGAAATTAATTCTCATATCCCTCCCATTCTCATGGATGAAATTTTTTTCATTCTCATCCTCGATTCATCAGGAAGTAAAGTAGATCCTTGGTCATGCCTCGCACCATCATCCATGTTCTTGCTTTGCACCTGTGCCACCCATAATGATATAAATCTCTCTCGCTGTCTCTCATGCaagtgttgggggggggggggggtttgtaaGAGGTGTATTGAGTAAAATAAATCAAAAGGGCAtatctataaatagattttcaataaagtttaGGGAATTAGCAGcataaataaaatgaattattttatCTAAAATTAACAATATAAATGAAAAAAGTTATGCTCATGATAAAGAAATTGCCAACATTTAGTTATGGGGATTGGTTTGGGATGGGGATTTACCTGTCTCAGTGCTTATTGGCAGGGTGAAATTAATCTTTTAATGTAAGAGCAATTTGGGCATGTAATTTGGCCATGTGTGCCTGCTAACATGGTTAGATCAGCTGAATAGTTAGCCTAGAATTTAAAGATTTAGttttgttttaagtatttgttctttttttaaattaactttaATGACTTTTCTAATGAACTTCTGCCTAGACTTTTAAATAGTCTTATTACTAGCTTGTTACTTTGTAAATGAATGGAGGGCTAGGAATAAAAGCATTAAAAGTGAGATTAAGGCTAGGATTATAGGGCTTCTGCATCTTGATATAAAATACTCTCTTGGAGGCTCTTATATGCTGTTCTCTGGAGTTAATTCAGTTTTTCTTTTGAGTTCCTTAGGGGTGGTTTagtattattgtcaaaaattatgaaaagaaaACCAAAACTAAAAAGCAGACACAAAAGCTAAAAATTGAAcacctatttggttaatatttataaaattaaaaaaaattaaaaaattgactTAAATAgcaattattataattattttacttaaatattataattaaaaaaaaattcactgtTTAGTGCTACAACTACAAGAACAATATTTGATGGAAAGATGCTCTATCAATCCAAACTAAATCGAATCAGTGGTTTCACTTGGAGTGGGGATGGTGTGTCTGCTGTCATAGAACCAGGGGCGAAGCTAAAGAAAAATGCAGAAGTGATTTCCCCTTGCAAAACCGCTTCGTAAGTAGATTAGTCTAAGCTAGtcttagtcttttttttttttttttcctttttattttattttattttttgagagatattgGTTAAGGAGCTAGTAGTTAGGGTAAATCCTAATGTTATTATACCTCAAGAATCCAAATTGGCAGAAGCAGATGGTTTTTTAGTTAGCTGTATTTGGTAATCTAGGTTCAAAGAAGTTATCCTTTCTTCCTTGGGAGTGTCAGGTGTCAGGCGGTATAGGGGTTTAATGATATGTTGGGGTGGCTATTAGTAGATATTTTATTTATAGGTGCTTTTTCGATGCTTGTGTTGCTAGATGGAAGGCTTGGTGGGAGTGTTGGAGTACATCCATCTACAAGCccattgatttttttatttttatttttggggttggggggggggggggtcatgGTTCcatattatttgaatttgtgagaAATCAGGTGTAGACCAGGGTGACTGCTAGCATGAggaagtttttatttatttatttttccaggTTGTTGGCTTTTAGATATTCTTTTGCTTGATGGTCAAAGTCACTTCGACAGTATCAGGGTATAGGTGATTCCCTTGCATTTATTGTTGCCCTACTTCGGACGATTGTTCTCTGCAATTAGATTCTAAACCAGTTATGTGGGTTCTATTCCTTAATATTTGAGAATATGTGGTCAGCCTGATACTCTTTTAGGAGTAAGATTGAAAAATGGTGGAGAGAGTGTCGGCTTTGTGGTTGGGAAGGTttcaattttataaaaaaaatgaaattcttGAAGAAAACTGAAAACATGGAATCGTAGGCAGGTCCCACTTGCATTTTCTGTTTTTCAAACATTGTTCATGAGGTTTTGTATAAACCTATTTCAGACCATGGTCATGTGCTATTAGATTTATGTGGGTCTCATTCCTTCGCATTTGAGAATTCGGCCCACCACTCATTTATGACAAAAGATTGAGAAATGGAGGAAAGAGTGGTGGCTTTAGGGTTAGGAAGGTTTTGAATTTATAAGAGTTGGAAAGGtttcaaatttataaacaaattCGATGTTCCTGAAAAATAAACTGAGAACATGGAATAAAAGGACTTTTAAAGAATGAGAGAGAGGAAGAATGATATTGGTTTTTAGATGGGAGGGTTGGACAGATTGGAGGAGTGTGGGCTGCTGAAATAGGAAGATGGGGCTAGAAGGATTCACCTCTGCAATGATTTGGAGGTCACTAGTTGGCAGCAAGTTGAGGTTAAAATTGGTCATGTAGGGAGATTGTAATTCTATGCTGGTGGTCCCTTGGGTGGTTAATGAGAGGAGGAAGAAGAGTTTTgttaaagagttttcccaaataaATTGGAATTTTCTATTTGATGATAGGATTCCtgaatcaattgggatttctaattaatttattatgattcccaatgaattctatttaatgttaggattatttatgtaggaatttttatttaatgtgttgggcttcccaaatcaattgggattggGTCCATGaaggacttggattgggatatCTTATATTCCTAATAGGATTAAGTTTctaccctatatatatgtaacccTACGGGGCTTTTCCATCCAAGCAATAACATGATTCATAGCCTTCggctaatttggaggcagatccccTTGAAGTGATCAAACCCTCTTAATATTTTCCCTTCTTAAAATTTCCCTAATTTCTTCACGATAAAACCCTATGGTCTTATCGTTTGGTATCAAGGCCGACGTTCTTGTGGATGTCATTAACCCGCCATCAAAAACAAGATCTTGGAATTCTTGATCCTCACTCATACGCAATGACCTTAGAAAATTCAGTAGACTCCTAGATGGAAGCTAGCCTAAAACCTGAACTTAGCAATATGTTTAAGTCTCAATTTGAAGAGATCTAGGCATTGCTCTATAAACTACTCATTACATCTTCCCAcaaagagagagaagatgatgCCTCTACATCAACTAATTGTATGGAGCAGCTGTACTTGCGTGAAGGAGGTTACTAAGGAGAGCGTGATTGTGGTCCTTCTCGTATGAAGGTGGAATTTACTTGATGGGACAGTGATGATCCTACCAGTTCGGTTTCTAGGGATGAAAAATACTTTTGCTTTCACCGCACTCTAGAAACATCTAAAGTTGAGATTGCTTCTATTAGTTTGGACGAAGATGCTATTCAATGGTATAattgctttgaagctcattatggaATGCCTTCATGGGCAGAATTTGTTTCTAGATTATTTGTCCGATTTGGGTCCACTGGATATGAGAATATCAATGGAGAGCTTGCTAAAATACGCCAAACTAGCATTGTCTTGGAGTACTAGACACAATTTGAGCTACTATCAAACGAGGCTAAAGATTGGAATGAAAGCCACTTTGTTGGTACTTTTATTTGATAGACTCCTACTCGACATTCGACATGAGGTCAAAGTATGTGATGCAATTTCCTTTAAATGGttagaagaagagaagttggGGGAAAATGACGTCGTTCCAAGAAGACCATTAGCAAGTAGAATGTCAGCAGCACTATCACACCACATGCTCCTTGCAATCCTCTCATCAAATGATTAACTTAGGAGGAACTTAAAAAGAGAATGACAAAAGGTTTGTGCTGGCATTGTGATGAAAAGTGGCATAGAGGGCACCATTGCAGAAATGGATGACTGTTGATGATTGAACCAGTGTAGGAGGTAGAAGAGGTTGAGAACGACCCGCCTTATTCagatcaagaaagtatggaatttgatgataatgatgaatATCACTTCTTTAGTTCATGCTTTAGCTGGTTGTGCTAAGCCTCAAACCATTACAATTAGTGGCTTCCTAAAATGCCAACTTGTTACTATCTTAATTGATATGAGCAGCACTAATAAATTCATGTACATTAAAATTGCTAAATGGCTAGCCTATCTTGTGGAGCAATgtgaaaagtttgatgtgaaggtTGTAGATGGAAGAACCTTGACATGTTAGAGCAAGTGTCCGAAGGTTGAACTTACTATGCAAAACCATGGCTTgtatgttgatttctttttgtTGCCACTAGAAGACTATGAAGTGGTTTTGAGTATTGAACGATTAAGGACTTTAGGTGATATAGCTTGTAATTTCTCTAAACTAGTTATGCAGTTGGCTGTTAATGGCCAAAGAGTGACTCTTAAAGGCAAACATTGTGGTATTGTCACTAAAGTTTCAAGCCATTGTGTGGAGAAGCTCCTTAAAAAGGAGCAACATGGTTGCTTGGTACAACTTTGAGCACCAAAGTTCCAACTTCAATGTGGCCAGAATGAAGGGCTAGACCCTCTTATTTCAGAATTTTCTGACCTATTTATAGAGCCACAAGGATTGCCACCTCAATGAACACATGATCACCATGTTCCTCTATTGCCAGGTAGTGTTCCTACTAATATCTGTCCTTATCGCTATCCTTATTTTCAGAAAGCAGAAATAGGAAAGATAGTGAAAGAATTGTTAGATGTGAGCATAATTCAATCAAGTGTCAATCCATATTCTTCTCCTGTCTTAttggtgaagaagaaggatggctctTGCTGGATGTGTGTTGATTATCGAGCACTGAACAAGAACATTGTGAAGGATAACTATCTATCCTTCTTGTGGATGAATTTTTAGATAAGTTGGGTGGTGCTCGACAGTTCATCAAACTCAACTTAAGATTAGGCTATCACCAGATTTGGGCACATAAGGATGACAATTAGAAGACTGCGTTTATATAAACTCATGATGGCCATTACGAGTCctttgttatgccttttgggttaaccaatgcgcCTTTGACCTTCCAAAGTCTCATGAATGACATTTTCTGAACTTACCTACGTAAGTTTGTTCTCATATTTTTTTATGATATACTGATATATAGCTTATCTCTTGAAGATCCTTTAGGTCATTTGTGAATTGTACTCGTCACTCTTCGTGGGCATCATCTGTTCGTGAAGAAATCTAAATGCAGTTTTGCTTGATCACATGTGGAATTCATTGGGCAATTTTGTTTCTCAAGAAGTTATTTCAATTGACCTTTCTAAAATAAAAGTGATGATAGACTAGCCTATTCCACAAACAATCAAAATGTTGCAAAGAATTTTGGGGTTAAGTAGTTACTACCGCAAGTTTGTCAAGGATTATGGAAAGATTAGCACTCCGCTAACCGCTTTACTGAAATAGGGTGCATTGAAATGGAGTGAGAAAGTTGAACAAGCCTTTGTCAACCTTAAGCATGCAATATCCACCACACTAGTTCTTTGCTTGCCAGATTTCAACAAGTTGTTCATCATCGAGTCTAATGCATCAGGAATTGGCATTGGTGCAATTTTAATGCAAGATAAATGCCCCATTGCTTTTAATAGTAAGGCTCTTTCTCCATCCCACATCAGCATGTTTGTTTATGACAAAGAGATGCGAGCCATAGTGCATGCAATTACGAAGTGGATATCATATTTAATTggttagtattttcaaatcagaACTGATCActagagtttgaagtactttttggAGCAACGAATCTCTTCCATGGAACAAAAAAAGTGGGTCACTAAGTTGTTGGGCTATTACTATGAGATTATCTATGAGAAAGGGACTAAGAATATGGTGGCAGATGCACTCGCATGACTTCTTGAACAAGTTGAACTTATAGCTATTTCTGTACGTGCATGTACTATTGAACAAATTAGGAAGGGATGCTGGAAAAATTTGGAGACTAGAGGCATTATCCAAAAGCTACAAAAAGAGCCAACTTTAGTACCTCCTTAACTTTGGGACTCTTTAAACTTACTATATAAAGGGAGGATTTTATTAGTGCCTAATTGAGCCTACAAGCAAACCGTACTACAAGAATTACACACATTATTGACTATAGGTTACTTTGGTTTTCTTAGAATCTACAAGAACATTTCTTAAGAATTTTATTGGAAGGGAATGAAGGGTTAAATAAAAAAGTTTGTGTCAAAATGCGATGTTTGTCAACGATAGAAAGGAGAAACTGTGGTGAGCCCAAGCTTTCTACAACCTCTTCCTATTCCAAAAGAGGCTTGGACTGATATCTCCATGGACTTCATTAAGGGACTACCAACTTCTCATTGTGAGTCTACTATTTTTGATGTTGTGGACTGTCTCACAAAATATGCTCATTATTATGCCATAACTCACCCTTATACTCCTATAAGTTTTGCTATTACCTTTTTGTTTAGAACATTGTCAAGTTGCATGGAATTTCGTAGTCTATTGTTAGTGATCGTGATAAAATCTTTACTAGCAACTTTTGGAGCTTTTCTGTTTGCAAGGAACACAATTGAATATGAGCACTACATATCATCCACAAGCAGGTGGGCAAACTAAAGTTTTAATAGGTACTTGGGGACTTATCTTCATTGCTTTGCTAGCAACAAATCAAAGGATTGGGTGTGATGGTTCCCATGGGCGGAATGGTGGTACAATACCACTTATCATTCCTCCATCAAGTTGACTCCATTCGTGGCTGTCTATGGTCAAGCTCCTCCTGTTCTTGCTAGGTATTTAGCTGGATCATCCAACGTTGATCAAGTCGACAAGGAGTTGCATGATCGAGACAAAGTAGTTGAACTCCTCAAGGAAAATCTTGTTGTAGCTCAAGATCCTATGAAACAACAAGCTGATAAGCATCATAGTGAAAGGGAATTCTCAGTGGGAGATTGGGTATTTCTCAGGCTACATCCTTCCATACAAATATCTGTGATTGTTCATTCTTTAATGAAGTTGTCTTCTCAATTCTATGGGCCTTATAAGATCCTAAAATGTATTGGCCCTATTGCTTATCGTCTTTACTTGCTAACTGGGTCTAAGGTACATCAAAATTTTCATGTCTCTTACCTAAAAAAGAAGTTAGGGGAGCAAGTTATTGTGCAGCGCCACTTGCCTAATGTTGCACATACGGGTGAGATCAATTGCAGCCACAAGCAATTTTGGTTGCCAGTGGTCAAACGTAGAAGTTGAGACATCATAGAAGTTTTAGTTCACTGGTCTCACTTACCATCTGAAGATGCAACTTGGGAAACTTATCAATCCTTGGAGGGGAGATTCCCAAAGTTTATTTCTGCTTAGCCTTGAGGACAAGGCTGATTTGAAGGAGGTGAgaatgttaggattcccaaatcaattgggattttctatttgattatagattcccaaatcaattgggatttctatctAATCTATTATGATTCCCAAtgaattctatttaatgttaggattatttaatgttgggatttttatttaatgtgttaggattcccaaatcaattgggatcgagtccattaaggacttggattgggatattttacattcctaataggagtaATTTTCCTtaccctatatatatgtaaccctatggggcttttctatccaaaaaataacataattcatagcctttggctaatttggaggcaaATCCCCTCGAAGTGATCAAACCCTATTTTCTTATACTATTTTCCCTTCTTAAATTTCCCTAATTTCTTAATGATAAAACTATAGGGTCTTATCAAGAGCTTAAGTTAGATTCTGGCTTTATGGTGAGAGATCATGAGCAAATAGGAGAGTTGATTATAGACTTTTATAGGGGCCTCGATTGGAGTCCCACTGAGGAGGAAAGAGCTTTTTGGTTAGTGAGGCCTTTTGAGATTTTGGCAGTGTTATAGACGAAAAGAAATAAGGCCCTAGCCTTTGATAATTTCACATTAGATTTTTTCATGATAGGAGGTGATTAAGGATGGTATTATGGGTTTTTCCATGAGTTTTACACCAATGTGGTGGTTGGTAGGAGCGTGATTTTACTTTCACTAATCTTATTTCTAAAAAGGAAGGCTTCAATAAGGCTAGAAATTTTAGGCCTATCAGTTACTTAACCAGTATTTAATGATTTTGACTGCTACCCAAGAGGTTTTGGCAAGTTTTAGGTGATATGGTGAGTTTGGAGCTGAGTGTTGCTATAAAGGATAAATTGATTTTGAAAGTTGCGTTGGTTGCTAATGAGTTGGGGATGTTGAGAGTAAGTGTGCAAGGGGTGCTACCATTGAATTGGACTTTGAAAAAATTTATGATAGTTTTGTtggtattttttaagatagcgtGTTGGGAAAGGGTTTTGGGTTGGTATGAAGAATTTGGATAAGAGGTTGCCTGTCCTCTAAGATAATGTTTATGATTGTTAACCGGCCTAGGAATTGGTTTTGTGCCTTTTGATGGGTTGAGATAAGGGACTTCTTTTTTCATTTCTATTTAATGTGATGGTCAATGTGTTGTGGGTAACGAGTTGCCATGCCAAGGGGCTATGCATGATTCAAGGGCTTGGGGTAGGCTGGGACAAG
This genomic stretch from Malania oleifera isolate guangnan ecotype guangnan chromosome 3, ASM2987363v1, whole genome shotgun sequence harbors:
- the LOC131150543 gene encoding uncharacterized protein LOC131150543 isoform X6, translating into MNSLSFVFGTSQSQLPRIDAHYWHHSCPPISCSIRNQNPANRRSHAAKSKLKFKPKPSSSASDRNLHIVIDPAYLSHQVSSSIQQLFCASHSKFRHFVFSSKEAFEDLQTMVSIDRDRRVVISCRRSTLEFVSYLILWCCAIVLAFRVFGNLRVGFWSRFELGYGALVRRDRSLAGREVVVGKNKKNKGFWVMGNPLSPARGTVPVISERLPMKRARMEEKLPGWWPVSLPSPVMTGNKEEHQREANRLIRAIMERRMSGKDILEDDIVQLRQICRKSGARVSFDTTNTRDSFYRLSVEFVLNLCSRATVPSSFVQIDGEDACQFVAGLADSIGIEHIRAARIVSAGVAARTRSCFLQAWALQMQGRSSEAVAELSKICLIHHPEMEMVALGLEKHLKVDQRESLMNMLVRTCGENCHRSAAEALGLMLPHEGPDCQRGIHCTES
- the LOC131150543 gene encoding uncharacterized protein LOC131150543 isoform X4; the protein is MNSLSFVFGTSQSQLPRIDAHYWHHSCPPISCSIRNQNPANRRSHAAKSKLKFKPKPSSSASDRNLHIVIDPAYLSHQVSSSIQQLFCASHSKFRHFVFSSKEAFEDLQTMVSIDRDRRVVISCRRSTLEFVSYLILWCCAIVLAFRVFGNLRVGFWSRFELGYGALVRRDRSLAGREVVVGKNKKNKGFWVMGNPLSPARGTVPVISERLPMKRARMEEKLPGWWPVSLPSPVMTGNKEEHQREANRLIRAIMERRMSGKDILEDDIVQLRQICRKSGARVSFDTTNTRDSFYRLSVEFVLNLCSRATVPSSFVQIDGEDACQFVAGLADSIGIEHIRAARIVSAGVAARTRSCFLQAWALQMQGRSSEAVAELSKICLIHHVFPPEESSPEMEMVALGLEKHLKVDQRESLMNMLVRTCGENCHRSAAEALGLVRDTNYENGVSKNGDAPP
- the LOC131150543 gene encoding uncharacterized protein LOC131150543 isoform X9 gives rise to the protein MNSLSFVFGTSQSQLPRIDAHYWHHSCPPISCSIRNQNPANRRSHAAKSKLKFKPKPSSSASDRNLHIVIDPAYLSHQVSSSIQQLFCASHSKFRHFVFSSKEAFEDLQTMVSIDRDRRVVISCRRSTLEFVSYLILWCCAIVLAFRVFGNLRVGFWSRFELGYGALVRRDRSLAGREVVVGKNKKNKGFWVMGNPLSPARGTVPVISERLPMKRARMEEKLPGWWPVSLPSPVMTGNKEEHQREANRLIRAIMERRMSGKDILEDDIVQLRQICRKSGARVSFDTTNTRDSFYRLSVEFVLNLCSRATVPSSFVQIDGEDACQFVAGLADSIGIEHIRAARIVSAGVAARTRSCFLQAWKFRSSSRAVKDMSYSPS
- the LOC131150543 gene encoding uncharacterized protein LOC131150543 isoform X3, with translation MNSLSFVFGTSQSQLPRIDAHYWHHSCPPISCSIRNQNPANRRSHAAKSKLKFKPKPSSSASDRNLHIVIDPAYLSHQVSSSIQQLFCASHSKFRHFVFSSKEAFEDLQTMVSIDRDRRVVISCRRSTLEFVSYLILWCCAIVLAFRVFGNLRVGFWSRFELGYGALVRRDRSLAGREVVVGKNKKNKGFWVMGNPLSPARGTVPVISERLPMKRARMEEKLPGWWPVSLPSPVMTGNKEEHQREANRLIRAIMERRMSGKDILEDDIVQLRQICRKSGARVSFDTTNTRDSFYRLSVEFVLNLCSRATVPSSFVQIDGEDACQFVAGLADSIGIEHIRAARIVSAGVAARTRSCFLQAWALQMQGRSSEAVAELSKICLIHHPEMEMVALGLEKHLKVDQRESLMNMLVRTCGENCHRSAAEALGLVRDTNYENGVSKNGGKIVHISHSLAPRWHVGALCILSSLFFWVYVLTISVPVP
- the LOC131150543 gene encoding uncharacterized protein LOC131150543 isoform X7 is translated as MNSLSFVFGTSQSQLPRIDAHYWHHSCPPISCSIRNQNPANRRSHAAKSKLKFKPKPSSSASDRNLHIVIDPAYLSHQVSSSIQQLFCASHSKFRHFVFSSKEAFEDLQTMVSIDRDRRVVISCRRSTLEFVSYLILWCCAIVLAFRVFGNLRVGFWSRFELGYGALVRRDRSLAGREVVVGKNKKNKGFWVMGNPLSPARGTVPVISERLPMKRARMEEKLPGWWPVSLPSPVMTGNKEEHQREANRLIRAIMERRMSGKDILEDDIVQLRQICRKSGARVSFDTTNTRDSFYRLSVEFVLNLCSRATVPSSFVQIDGEDACQFVAGLADSIGIEHIRAARIVSAGVAARTRSCFLQAWALQMQGRSSEAVAELSKICLIHHPEMEMVALGLEKHLKVDQRESLMNMLVRTCGENCHRSAAEALGLVRDTNYENGVSKNGDAPP
- the LOC131150543 gene encoding uncharacterized protein LOC131150543 isoform X8 produces the protein MNSLSFVFGTSQSQLPRIDAHYWHHSCPPISCSIRNQNPANRRSHAAKSKLKFKPKPSSSASDRNLHIVIDPAYLSHQVSSSIQQLFCASHSKFRHFVFSSKEAFEDLQTMVSIDRDRRVVISCRRSTLEFVSYLILWCCAIVLAFRVFGNLRVGFWSRFELGYGALVRRDRSLAGREVVVGKNKKNKGFWVMGNPLSPARGTVPVISERLPMKRARMEEKLPGWWPVSLPSPVMTGNKEEHQREANRLIRAIMERRMSGKDILEDDIVQLRQICRKSGARVSFDTTNTRDSFYRLSVEFVLNLCSRATVPSSFVQIDGEDACQFVAGLADSIGIEHIRAARIVSAGVAARTRSCFLQAWKFRSSSRAVKDMSYSPCISS
- the LOC131150543 gene encoding uncharacterized protein LOC131150543 isoform X2; its protein translation is MNSLSFVFGTSQSQLPRIDAHYWHHSCPPISCSIRNQNPANRRSHAAKSKLKFKPKPSSSASDRNLHIVIDPAYLSHQVSSSIQQLFCASHSKFRHFVFSSKEAFEDLQTMVSIDRDRRVVISCRRSTLEFVSYLILWCCAIVLAFRVFGNLRVGFWSRFELGYGALVRRDRSLAGREVVVGKNKKNKGFWVMGNPLSPARGTVPVISERLPMKRARMEEKLPGWWPVSLPSPVMTGNKEEHQREANRLIRAIMERRMSGKDILEDDIVQLRQICRKSGARVSFDTTNTRDSFYRLSVEFVLNLCSRATVPSSFVQIDGEDACQFVAGLADSIGIEHIRAARIVSAGVAARTRSCFLQAWALQMQGRSSEAVAELSKICLIHHVFPPEESSPEMEMVALGLEKHLKVDQRESLMNMLVRTCGENCHRSAAEALGLRYKLRKWCFQEWRCSPMKVRTVNVESIALKVDFIKQKITHIFFIFKF
- the LOC131150543 gene encoding uncharacterized protein LOC131150543 isoform X5, translated to MNSLSFVFGTSQSQLPRIDAHYWHHSCPPISCSIRNQNPANRRSHAAKSKLKFKPKPSSSASDRNLHIVIDPAYLSHQVSSSIQQLFCASHSKFRHFVFSSKEAFEDLQTMVSIDRDRRVVISCRRSTLEFVSYLILWCCAIVLAFRVFGNLRVGFWSRFELGYGALVRRDRSLAGREVVVGKNKKNKGFWVMGNPLSPARGTVPVISERLPMKRARMEEKLPGWWPVSLPSPVMTGNKEEHQREANRLIRAIMERRMSGKDILEDDIVQLRQICRKSGARVSFDTTNTRDSFYRLSVEFVLNLCSRATVPSSFVQIDGEDACQFVAGLADSIGIEHIRAARIVSAGVAARTRSCFLQAWALQMQGRSSEAVAELSKICLIHHVFPPEESSPEMEMVALGLEKHLKVDQRESLMNMLVRTCGENCHRSAAEALGLMLPHEGPDCQRGIHCTES
- the LOC131150543 gene encoding uncharacterized protein LOC131150543 isoform X1, translated to MNSLSFVFGTSQSQLPRIDAHYWHHSCPPISCSIRNQNPANRRSHAAKSKLKFKPKPSSSASDRNLHIVIDPAYLSHQVSSSIQQLFCASHSKFRHFVFSSKEAFEDLQTMVSIDRDRRVVISCRRSTLEFVSYLILWCCAIVLAFRVFGNLRVGFWSRFELGYGALVRRDRSLAGREVVVGKNKKNKGFWVMGNPLSPARGTVPVISERLPMKRARMEEKLPGWWPVSLPSPVMTGNKEEHQREANRLIRAIMERRMSGKDILEDDIVQLRQICRKSGARVSFDTTNTRDSFYRLSVEFVLNLCSRATVPSSFVQIDGEDACQFVAGLADSIGIEHIRAARIVSAGVAARTRSCFLQAWALQMQGRSSEAVAELSKICLIHHVFPPEESSPEMEMVALGLEKHLKVDQRESLMNMLVRTCGENCHRSAAEALGLVRDTNYENGVSKNGGKIVHISHSLAPRWHVGALCILSSLFFWVYVLTISVPVP